The Elusimicrobiota bacterium genome contains a region encoding:
- a CDS encoding MMPL family transporter, which yields MTRRDRTVAFIADGMMKRPWVLALGVFLFGAFFWVQAPRVVLRSDVDDFVLKNDPARLFRLELEKYFAKNNLFVVALSTHDVFTTETLSFLKTLTGEIKSVDGVESALSLANVNDMVGTADSFTVEPLFETPPTGERALNALRRRALDNKMYRRNLISLDSRTAAVVVYLPPSGDGRNPAILRQVKSILELHRKAGWIFHLAGNDVTGGTMADMTNADVVRFMPLVLVLALATVYWVFKNGWVLFLAAVGVLSTILATVGLSAAAGIPMSSTTVAVLPLVVTLSLSDLIHLFSHLDRKTLDAAGSPRAGLKGILKEILFPCLLTSVNTAIGFGSLAWNDIPAVQGFGFLAAAGMFFEFLFTFGLVAPLVLLLPARGLWRDPKTHESRAIPTAVRKAHETVRRRPAIVFALCVGALAWAGWQMRRLQVENSALTFFRAKEPLRLDLEFIRDRLAGVTPIDLSFRTETPGTFRDPEALSRLDRIQKAIDALPGVDASLSVVDYFKQMNQAFHADDPRYYAVPASRRLVDQYLLLYDADDLEEYVNNAYTWTRLRVRVHGDESKFIGQLLRGMTAIVSGPDTEGWRVDFLGEGVESSRTADSMIRSQIKNIAGAVLTIGLVMALVLRSAPMALLFLVPNLFPITLNFGIMAALGITVNTGTVLIASSAFGIVVDDTVHFFTRLKEFLDRGRPLAQALHDVTGEKGEAALSSAAILSAGFGVLMLGHFVPVVQYGFLNVVIMATGMIGDMFFLKSIFYLRPQWLFYSPRKE from the coding sequence GTGACCCGCCGGGATCGGACGGTGGCCTTCATCGCCGACGGCATGATGAAAAGACCCTGGGTCCTGGCCCTGGGGGTCTTTTTGTTCGGGGCTTTTTTTTGGGTCCAGGCCCCCCGCGTGGTGCTGCGCTCCGACGTGGACGATTTTGTCCTGAAAAACGACCCCGCCCGCCTTTTCCGGCTCGAACTGGAAAAATATTTCGCCAAGAACAATCTCTTCGTGGTCGCGCTGTCCACCCACGATGTGTTCACGACCGAGACCCTCTCGTTTCTCAAAACCCTCACGGGGGAAATCAAATCCGTGGACGGGGTGGAAAGCGCCCTCAGCCTGGCCAACGTGAACGACATGGTGGGGACGGCGGATTCCTTCACGGTGGAGCCGCTGTTTGAGACCCCCCCGACCGGCGAAAGGGCTTTAAACGCCCTTCGGCGCCGCGCGTTGGACAACAAAATGTACCGCCGCAATCTGATCTCGCTCGACAGCCGGACCGCCGCGGTCGTGGTGTATCTGCCGCCGTCGGGCGACGGACGAAACCCGGCCATTCTTCGGCAGGTCAAGTCGATCCTGGAGCTCCACCGGAAGGCGGGATGGATTTTTCATCTGGCCGGAAACGACGTGACCGGCGGGACCATGGCGGACATGACCAACGCGGACGTGGTCCGATTCATGCCCCTGGTCTTGGTGCTGGCCCTGGCGACGGTGTATTGGGTTTTCAAAAACGGCTGGGTCCTTTTTTTGGCGGCCGTCGGTGTGCTGTCCACCATTTTGGCCACGGTGGGTCTTTCCGCGGCCGCGGGAATTCCGATGAGCAGCACAACCGTGGCCGTTCTTCCCTTGGTGGTCACCTTGTCCCTTTCGGACTTGATCCATTTGTTTTCCCACCTGGACCGCAAAACCCTTGATGCGGCGGGGTCGCCCCGGGCCGGGCTGAAGGGCATCCTGAAGGAAATTCTCTTCCCCTGTTTGCTGACCAGCGTGAACACGGCCATCGGATTCGGATCGCTGGCCTGGAACGACATTCCGGCCGTTCAAGGGTTTGGTTTTTTGGCGGCGGCCGGGATGTTTTTTGAGTTCCTTTTCACCTTTGGGTTGGTGGCGCCCTTGGTGCTCCTTTTGCCGGCGCGGGGACTCTGGCGCGATCCCAAAACGCATGAATCCCGCGCGATACCCACGGCGGTGCGGAAGGCGCACGAGACCGTCCGGCGGCGCCCGGCCATCGTCTTCGCCCTCTGCGTGGGGGCTTTGGCCTGGGCCGGGTGGCAAATGCGCCGTTTGCAGGTTGAGAACAGCGCCCTGACCTTCTTCCGGGCCAAGGAACCGCTTCGGCTGGATCTTGAATTCATCCGAGACCGTCTGGCCGGCGTCACGCCCATCGACCTCTCTTTTCGAACCGAAACCCCGGGGACTTTTCGCGACCCGGAGGCCCTGTCGCGGCTGGATCGGATTCAAAAAGCGATCGATGCCTTGCCCGGGGTCGACGCTTCGCTTTCGGTGGTGGACTACTTCAAGCAAATGAACCAAGCGTTTCACGCCGACGACCCCCGGTACTACGCGGTGCCGGCGTCGCGGCGGTTGGTGGATCAATACCTACTGTTGTACGACGCCGACGATTTGGAGGAATACGTCAACAACGCCTACACCTGGACACGCCTGCGCGTGCGGGTTCACGGCGACGAATCCAAGTTCATCGGGCAATTGCTCCGGGGAATGACGGCGATCGTTTCCGGACCGGACACGGAAGGGTGGCGGGTGGATTTTCTGGGCGAGGGCGTGGAGAGCTCCCGCACCGCCGATTCCATGATTCGTTCCCAGATCAAGAACATCGCGGGCGCCGTCCTCACCATCGGCCTGGTCATGGCCCTGGTGCTCCGGTCCGCCCCGATGGCGCTGTTGTTCCTGGTCCCCAACCTGTTCCCCATCACGCTCAACTTCGGCATCATGGCGGCCTTGGGGATCACCGTCAACACCGGCACCGTGCTGATCGCTTCGTCGGCCTTCGGCATCGTCGTGGACGACACCGTTCACTTCTTCACGCGGCTCAAGGAATTTCTGGACCGAGGCCGGCCTCTGGCGCAAGCGCTGCACGACGTGACCGGGGAAAAGGGGGAAGCCGCCTTGTCCTCCGCCGCGATCTTGAGCGCGGGGTTCGGCGTGTTGATGTTGGGGCATTTCGTGCCCGTGGTTCAATACGGCTTCCTAAACGTCGTGATCATGGCCACCGGGATGATCGGCGACATGTTTTTTCTTAAGTCGATTTTCTATCTTCGACCCCAATGGCTTTTTTATTCCCCCCGAAAGGAATGA
- a CDS encoding DUF4345 family protein: protein MPKPIRIYYFVLQENLPIGGLNRKGQRLVSERGTGGKKEVPLKIVRLFLLVNALAFLINGFVFLIAPQAMLLWYLGAPAPNVGTLAETRAIFGGMGFGIGLFFLDLLRRDPSAGVRGGLTVLASILAARLIAVPFQGVPSGPPLVSMCGEIVLAALGVAAWVFLRSVRPVS from the coding sequence ATGCCAAAGCCGATTCGGATTTATTATTTTGTTCTCCAGGAGAATCTCCCCATCGGCGGATTGAACCGGAAAGGCCAACGGCTTGTTTCGGAGCGCGGGACGGGGGGAAAGAAGGAGGTCCCTTTGAAAATCGTTCGGTTGTTTCTTTTGGTCAACGCGCTCGCGTTTTTGATTAATGGTTTTGTTTTCTTGATCGCGCCTCAGGCGATGTTGCTCTGGTATCTCGGCGCCCCGGCGCCCAACGTGGGCACCCTCGCGGAAACGCGGGCCATTTTCGGCGGCATGGGTTTCGGCATCGGCCTGTTTTTCCTCGATCTGCTTCGAAGGGACCCGTCGGCGGGGGTGCGGGGCGGTCTCACGGTTCTGGCCTCGATTTTGGCGGCGCGCCTCATCGCCGTCCCTTTCCAGGGGGTCCCCTCCGGCCCCCCCTTGGTTTCAATGTGTGGAGAAATCGTGTTGGCCGCCCTCGGCGTGGCGGCCTGGGTCTTTCTCCGATCCGTCCGGCCGGTTTCGTGA